A single region of the Paraburkholderia sp. SOS3 genome encodes:
- the glnA gene encoding type I glutamate--ammonia ligase, whose protein sequence is MNKSKSAAVMQLISEEKVKFVDFRFTDTRGKEQHVSVPVSAFDDDKFESGHAFDGSSIAGWKGIEASDMLLVPDPDTAFVDPFYEESTLVLTCDVIEPSDGKGYERDPRSLAKRAEAYLKSTGLGDTAFFGPEPEFFIFDSVQWSSDMSGCFVKIGSEEAPWSSAKEFEGGNTGHRPGPKGGYFPVAPVDTFQDMRSEMCLLLEQIGIPVEVHHHEVAGQGQNEIGTKFSTLVQRADWTQKLKYIVHNVAHTYGKTATFMPKPVVGDNGSGMHVHQSIWKDGQNLFAGNGYAGLSEFALFYIGGVIRHARALNAISNPTTNSYKRLVPHFEAPVKLAYSARNRSASIRIPHVSNPKGRRIETRFPDPMANPYLLFSALMMAGLDGVQNKIHPGEAADKNLYDLPPEEDAKIPTVCAGLDQALEALDKDREFLTRGGVFTDAMLDAYMELKEAELQRVRMTTHPVEFELYYSL, encoded by the coding sequence ATGAACAAAAGTAAAAGCGCGGCGGTCATGCAGTTGATCAGCGAAGAAAAGGTCAAGTTTGTCGACTTCCGTTTCACCGACACGCGCGGCAAGGAACAGCACGTCTCGGTGCCGGTGTCGGCATTCGACGACGACAAGTTCGAAAGCGGCCATGCGTTCGACGGTTCCTCGATTGCCGGCTGGAAGGGGATCGAAGCATCGGACATGCTGCTCGTGCCGGATCCGGACACGGCGTTCGTCGACCCGTTCTACGAAGAATCGACGCTGGTGCTGACCTGCGACGTGATCGAGCCGTCGGACGGCAAGGGCTATGAACGCGACCCGCGCTCGCTGGCCAAGCGCGCTGAAGCCTATCTGAAGAGCACGGGCCTCGGCGACACGGCGTTCTTCGGTCCGGAACCCGAGTTCTTTATTTTCGACTCGGTGCAGTGGAGCTCCGATATGTCGGGCTGCTTCGTGAAGATCGGCTCGGAAGAAGCGCCGTGGTCGTCGGCGAAGGAATTCGAAGGCGGCAACACCGGTCACCGTCCGGGCCCGAAGGGCGGCTACTTCCCGGTCGCGCCGGTCGACACGTTCCAGGACATGCGCTCGGAAATGTGTCTGCTGCTCGAGCAGATCGGCATTCCGGTCGAAGTGCACCACCACGAAGTGGCGGGGCAGGGCCAGAACGAAATCGGCACGAAGTTCTCGACGCTCGTGCAGCGTGCCGACTGGACGCAGAAGCTCAAGTACATCGTGCACAACGTCGCGCACACGTACGGCAAGACGGCGACCTTCATGCCGAAGCCGGTGGTCGGCGACAACGGCTCGGGCATGCACGTGCACCAGTCGATCTGGAAGGACGGCCAGAACCTGTTCGCGGGTAACGGCTATGCGGGCCTGTCGGAGTTCGCGCTGTTCTACATCGGCGGCGTCATCAGGCACGCCCGCGCGCTGAACGCGATCTCGAACCCGACGACGAACTCGTACAAGCGTCTCGTGCCGCATTTCGAAGCACCGGTGAAGCTCGCCTACTCGGCGCGTAACCGTTCGGCGTCGATCCGCATTCCGCACGTGAGCAATCCGAAGGGCCGCCGTATCGAAACGCGTTTCCCGGATCCGATGGCGAACCCGTACCTGCTGTTCTCGGCGCTGATGATGGCGGGTCTCGACGGCGTGCAGAACAAGATTCACCCGGGCGAAGCGGCCGACAAGAACCTGTACGACCTGCCGCCGGAAGAGGATGCAAAGATCCCGACGGTGTGTGCCGGCCTCGACCAGGCGCTCGAAGCGCTCGACAAGGACCGCGAGTTCCTGACGCGCGGCGGTGTGTTCACGGATGCGATGCTCGACGCTTACATGGAACTGAAGGAAGCGGAACTGCAGCGCGTGCGCATGACCACGCACCCGGTCGAATTCGAACTGTATTACTCGCTGTAA
- a CDS encoding alpha/beta fold hydrolase — translation MNSETLKPTIVLVHGAFEDASIWNAVIQRLQRDGFPVVAFANPLRGVGVDAAYLRSVLDTIEGPAILVAHSYGGAVITEAGADDPKVKGLVYAGSILPAAGEPPRVLIERFPGSSFLTSTYPVPYTLPDGTSGAYVLYQADRFHSQTAADVTAGEAALMIATQRPMDVACLTEAPRSAAWTSKPTWQIITLRDLAIPPAEQKFEAERAQSTVIEVDASHAVTVSNPDVVADVIVQAARATAN, via the coding sequence GTGAACTCCGAAACGTTGAAGCCCACGATCGTGCTCGTGCACGGCGCTTTCGAAGACGCGTCGATCTGGAACGCAGTCATTCAGCGGCTGCAGCGGGACGGCTTCCCGGTCGTGGCCTTCGCCAATCCGCTGCGGGGTGTGGGAGTCGACGCGGCGTATCTGCGCAGCGTGCTGGATACGATCGAGGGACCGGCGATCCTCGTGGCGCACTCCTACGGCGGCGCCGTCATTACCGAAGCCGGCGCAGACGACCCCAAGGTCAAAGGCCTCGTCTATGCAGGTTCCATTTTGCCCGCGGCAGGCGAACCGCCGCGCGTGTTGATCGAACGCTTCCCCGGAAGCTCATTCCTCACGTCCACCTATCCGGTTCCCTACACGCTGCCCGACGGCACGAGCGGCGCGTATGTCCTTTACCAGGCGGACAGGTTTCATAGCCAGACTGCCGCCGACGTGACAGCTGGCGAAGCCGCCCTGATGATCGCCACCCAACGTCCGATGGACGTGGCCTGTTTGACCGAGGCGCCGAGGTCGGCTGCATGGACGAGCAAGCCCACCTGGCAAATCATCACGCTTCGCGATCTCGCCATCCCGCCGGCCGAACAGAAGTTCGAAGCCGAGCGGGCGCAATCGACCGTGATCGAGGTCGACGCTTCGCACGCCGTTACCGTGTCGAACCCGGACGTCGTCGCCGATGTGATCGTACAGGCTGCCCGCGCAACGGCGAATTGA
- a CDS encoding amidohydrolase family protein → MSIPVCAPARPLLRAPKKRLPAGTVDCHFHIFGPEQQWPYAPDRSYTPPDATLADYEALADSFGIARSVIIQPSPYGMDNRRSLQAIADSRLPMRAVLVVEPGAGDNDLAEFHRLGARGVRLNLLFGAGLALETAQTLAHRIRGLGWHLQFLADVSTLTDLTGFVERLGVPAVFDHLGHVPAHKGIHDAGFRNLLALVREGLAWVKLSGTYRSTGLRATPYVDTRPFIDALIEANPRQLVWGTDWPHPAHAVPMPDDTDLIDQFDEWVDDTAVRQSIFVDNPERLYGFEPYRA, encoded by the coding sequence GTGAGCATCCCCGTCTGCGCTCCTGCTCGCCCGCTATTGCGCGCGCCGAAAAAACGGCTGCCGGCCGGCACCGTCGACTGTCATTTCCACATATTCGGTCCCGAGCAGCAATGGCCGTACGCGCCTGATCGCAGCTATACGCCGCCCGACGCGACGCTCGCCGATTACGAAGCGCTCGCGGACAGCTTCGGCATCGCGCGCTCGGTCATCATCCAGCCGAGCCCGTATGGCATGGATAACCGGCGCAGCCTGCAGGCGATCGCGGACAGCCGTCTGCCGATGCGCGCCGTGCTGGTGGTCGAACCCGGCGCCGGCGATAACGATCTCGCCGAGTTCCATCGGCTCGGCGCGCGCGGCGTGCGCCTCAATCTGCTGTTCGGCGCAGGCCTCGCGCTCGAGACCGCACAAACGCTCGCGCACCGGATTCGCGGGCTCGGCTGGCATCTGCAATTTCTCGCGGACGTGTCGACGCTTACGGACCTGACCGGATTCGTCGAACGCCTCGGCGTGCCCGCCGTGTTCGACCACCTCGGTCACGTGCCGGCGCACAAGGGCATTCATGATGCGGGCTTCCGGAATCTGCTCGCGCTGGTTCGCGAAGGGCTCGCATGGGTCAAGCTGTCGGGCACCTATCGCAGCACCGGACTTCGCGCGACGCCTTATGTCGATACGCGGCCGTTTATCGATGCGCTGATCGAGGCGAACCCGCGCCAGCTGGTATGGGGTACCGACTGGCCGCATCCGGCCCATGCGGTCCCGATGCCCGACGATACGGACCTCATCGACCAGTTCGACGAATGGGTTGACGACACGGCCGTGCGACAGTCGATTTTCGTCGACAACCCTGAGCGGCTGTACGGCTTCGAGCCCTATCGCGCATAA
- a CDS encoding sugar ABC transporter substrate-binding protein, giving the protein MRIRFALAQCAAALTVAAFAGTAAHAQTPPKKYKVYLSMSYSGNGYQTETSNLIKALAATPPYDKLVDLKTVISGTDVQAQAAAYQSMVSAGADAIITFPISSTGLNRAIHEACEKHVLVYTYSGTVTEPCARTVSYITAGFAQNTAQWLVNKLNGKGNVFIDRGVAGNSVDKMNYDGAMSVFRKYPNIKVVAEYYGMWNSQTTQQETAKALAAHPDVDAIFGENGEDGIVAALLASGQKKLVPVTGENTNGFRLALANPDLRKRGLDGISSGDPINVSGYAFKLMMEELTGKRKVTVHNIEYPLPWVPADKVKVCTGDSFVNGCNAFPSTKVPDSFNTEVFDPVLTPELSLNSALHGTPTPGATIQPLPANVVKEAPNVPGVNCQHCQAPADLFKLTKVSATVKP; this is encoded by the coding sequence ATGAGAATCCGCTTCGCCCTCGCGCAATGCGCCGCCGCGCTAACCGTCGCAGCGTTTGCCGGCACCGCCGCACACGCGCAAACGCCGCCGAAAAAGTACAAGGTCTATCTGAGCATGAGCTACAGCGGCAACGGCTATCAGACCGAGACGTCGAACCTGATCAAGGCGCTGGCGGCCACGCCGCCGTACGACAAGCTCGTGGATCTGAAAACGGTGATTTCGGGCACCGACGTGCAGGCCCAGGCGGCCGCGTATCAAAGCATGGTGTCGGCCGGCGCCGACGCGATCATCACCTTCCCGATTTCATCGACGGGCCTGAACCGCGCGATTCACGAAGCGTGCGAAAAGCACGTGCTCGTGTACACGTACAGCGGCACCGTCACCGAGCCGTGCGCGCGCACGGTCAGCTACATCACGGCGGGCTTCGCGCAAAACACGGCGCAGTGGCTCGTCAACAAGCTGAACGGCAAGGGCAATGTGTTCATCGATCGCGGCGTGGCGGGCAATTCGGTCGACAAGATGAATTACGACGGCGCCATGAGCGTGTTCAGGAAATATCCGAACATCAAGGTCGTCGCCGAGTACTACGGCATGTGGAATAGCCAGACGACGCAGCAGGAAACCGCCAAGGCGCTTGCCGCGCACCCCGATGTCGACGCGATTTTCGGCGAGAACGGCGAAGATGGCATCGTCGCGGCGCTGCTCGCCAGCGGCCAGAAAAAGCTCGTGCCCGTGACGGGCGAGAACACCAATGGCTTCCGGCTTGCACTCGCGAATCCGGACCTGCGCAAGCGCGGGCTCGACGGCATCTCGTCCGGCGATCCGATCAACGTGTCGGGCTATGCGTTCAAGCTCATGATGGAAGAGCTGACCGGCAAGCGCAAAGTGACCGTGCACAATATCGAGTACCCGCTGCCGTGGGTGCCCGCCGACAAGGTGAAGGTCTGCACCGGCGACTCGTTCGTGAACGGCTGCAACGCATTTCCGTCGACGAAGGTGCCCGACTCGTTCAACACCGAAGTGTTCGATCCGGTCCTGACGCCCGAGTTGTCGCTGAATTCGGCGCTGCACGGCACGCCGACGCCGGGCGCGACGATTCAGCCGCTGCCGGCCAACGTCGTGAAGGAGGCGCCGAACGTGCCGGGCGTGAACTGCCAGCACTGCCAGGCGCCCGCGGATCTGTTCAAGCTGACGAAGGTATCGGCAACCGTCAAGCCTTGA
- a CDS encoding ABC transporter permease — MTQTPLTGGRPADTRDGHRAPGLIARLDRDVRTSIALFAISFALIVASRALGPNFGSLAQMKAILVISSFLMVVAFGQQMVILLGGLDLSIASMMTLGGVLAFKWIGASDAAVVWGVPAILLITAALGALSGIGVSVVKIPPFIMTLAMGVILYGVTLGFTQGTPTGQPSAALSALFANTSAGTPILYLMVVAVAAGCFLQMRTGFGRKLYALGTNPTAAYVAALPVHRLTIAAYAISGASAGLAGILMLGYVRGVTLTLGQSYLLPSVAAVVIGGTSIVGGRGLYLGAAAGAILLTTLSTIVASLGIAQGWRTIVYGVVIFVALVLLRDDLATLFKRSGIASQSKRS; from the coding sequence ATGACACAAACGCCATTGACCGGCGGCCGGCCCGCCGACACGCGCGACGGTCACCGCGCGCCCGGTTTGATCGCCCGGCTCGATCGCGACGTACGCACCTCGATCGCGCTGTTCGCGATCTCGTTCGCGCTGATCGTCGCGTCGCGCGCGCTCGGCCCGAATTTCGGCAGCCTCGCGCAGATGAAGGCGATTCTCGTGATCTCGAGCTTCCTGATGGTGGTCGCGTTCGGCCAGCAGATGGTGATTCTGCTTGGCGGCCTCGATCTGAGCATCGCGTCGATGATGACGCTCGGCGGCGTGCTCGCGTTCAAGTGGATCGGCGCATCGGATGCGGCCGTGGTCTGGGGCGTGCCCGCCATTCTGCTGATCACCGCCGCACTCGGCGCCTTGAGCGGCATCGGCGTCAGCGTCGTGAAGATTCCGCCGTTCATCATGACGCTGGCGATGGGTGTGATCCTCTACGGCGTCACGCTCGGCTTCACGCAAGGCACGCCGACCGGGCAACCGTCGGCCGCGCTGTCGGCACTGTTCGCGAACACGTCCGCCGGCACGCCGATTCTCTATCTGATGGTGGTGGCGGTCGCGGCCGGCTGCTTCCTGCAGATGCGCACCGGCTTCGGCCGCAAGCTCTATGCGCTCGGCACGAATCCGACTGCCGCCTACGTTGCCGCCCTGCCCGTGCACCGGCTGACGATCGCCGCCTATGCGATCAGCGGCGCGAGCGCGGGACTTGCCGGCATCCTGATGCTCGGCTACGTGCGCGGCGTCACGCTGACGCTCGGCCAGAGCTACCTGCTGCCGTCGGTGGCGGCCGTCGTGATCGGCGGCACCTCGATTGTCGGCGGCCGCGGACTGTATCTCGGCGCCGCTGCCGGCGCCATCCTGCTCACCACGCTATCGACCATCGTCGCCTCGCTCGGCATCGCGCAAGGCTGGCGCACGATCGTCTACGGCGTCGTGATCTTCGTTGCGCTCGTGCTGTTGCGCGACGACCTCGCCACGCTCTTCAAGCGCAGTGGCATTGCCTCGCAATCAAAACGATCCTGA
- a CDS encoding ABC transporter permease: MNHSPSSCAPSARTGQTLRPDPWYRRTLGDGTTVIIVILAVLTVIFAATQSDALSATVLTDILNNSLPLALAAAGGTLVVLTRGFDLSVAGVVSLTNVLVAVHGGSGPAGALEGAAIAVAAGAAVGAVNGYLVAYWNLQSIALTLASMIVCSGVTLLILDAPGGDVSDFMTYTMTDRIGGIVPVALAIAVAVYALWRVLRRTDWGVGLYATGADESAALLAGVPVRRVKLVAYMLAGVCYGLAGFMLTALTSTGTPNAGDPYLLLVFAAIALGGTSFAGGRGGVAGSMLGALTLTLLQKVLFSTGVSSFYTGIFQGVVMIAAVVVAVFFARVATRGEAHA; encoded by the coding sequence ATGAACCACAGCCCCTCCTCTTGCGCGCCGTCTGCCCGCACGGGCCAGACGCTGCGCCCGGATCCGTGGTATCGGCGCACGCTCGGCGACGGCACGACCGTCATCATCGTGATCCTCGCGGTGCTGACCGTGATTTTCGCGGCCACGCAATCGGACGCGCTCAGCGCAACGGTGCTGACCGACATTCTCAACAACAGCCTGCCGCTCGCGCTTGCCGCAGCCGGCGGCACGCTCGTCGTGCTCACGCGCGGCTTCGATCTGTCGGTGGCCGGCGTCGTGTCGCTGACCAATGTGCTGGTCGCCGTGCACGGCGGCAGCGGCCCCGCGGGCGCGCTCGAAGGCGCTGCGATCGCGGTCGCCGCGGGTGCCGCGGTCGGCGCGGTCAACGGCTATCTGGTCGCGTACTGGAACCTGCAATCGATCGCGCTGACGCTTGCGTCGATGATCGTCTGCTCGGGCGTCACGCTGCTGATTCTCGATGCGCCGGGCGGCGACGTATCGGACTTCATGACTTACACGATGACCGATCGCATCGGCGGCATCGTTCCGGTCGCGCTCGCGATCGCAGTCGCCGTCTACGCGCTGTGGCGCGTGTTGCGGCGGACCGACTGGGGCGTGGGCCTCTATGCGACCGGCGCCGACGAATCGGCCGCGCTGCTCGCCGGCGTGCCGGTCCGGCGCGTGAAGCTCGTCGCATACATGCTCGCGGGCGTCTGCTACGGGCTGGCCGGCTTCATGCTGACCGCCTTGACGTCGACCGGCACGCCGAACGCCGGCGACCCGTATCTGCTGCTCGTGTTCGCGGCCATCGCCCTCGGCGGCACGTCGTTCGCGGGCGGCCGCGGCGGCGTGGCCGGCTCGATGCTCGGGGCGTTGACGCTCACGCTGTTGCAGAAGGTGTTGTTTTCCACCGGCGTGTCGTCGTTCTACACCGGCATTTTCCAGGGCGTGGTGATGATCGCGGCGGTCGTGGTCGCCGTATTTTTCGCACGCGTCGCCACTCGCGGGGAGGCCCACGCATGA
- a CDS encoding sugar ABC transporter ATP-binding protein produces MADALARSGPASSAGGAPRILEIGGIAKSYGATVAVRRVSFDIEPGEIHALLGENGAGKSTIVKVLSGIVAPDTGSLTLDGRPYAPADPMAARAAGVSTAFQELSLLPNLSVAENLMLPRQAKGAAGLVSVAQSRERAAAMLAAYDLAHIHPGVPVRSLSLAEKQRIEIMRAVAREPRLLVLDEPTAALADPQWLFDILERLTAAGTGVLYISHRLSEVRRLCRRGTVLRNGESIETVSLAGIEDAGIFQMMVGSAARDAHAARHAPKASQPEAFGVRHLAGGTVADISLSVGKGEIVGVAALEGQGQRDLFRMLAGLAPVRSGEIRIDGKQVRLASPAAAAQAGIGFVPEERKTEGVFLGLRTDTNMTLPVLGRLGRFGIVDRAREQAVVDSEAGRVDLASRYLKLKIGALSGGNQQKALIGRVLMSGARYLVLFDPTRGVDVGTKAVIYDVIRNFVAQGGAALVYSTELAELIHLADRCVVIYGGRVAGEAAGEQLSEARLVALAAGHGAKIQ; encoded by the coding sequence ATGGCTGACGCGCTCGCGCGGTCCGGGCCCGCATCGTCCGCGGGCGGCGCACCGAGAATTCTCGAGATCGGCGGCATCGCGAAGTCGTATGGCGCGACGGTCGCCGTGCGCCGCGTCTCGTTCGACATCGAACCGGGCGAGATCCACGCGCTGCTCGGCGAAAACGGCGCGGGCAAGTCGACGATCGTCAAGGTGCTGTCGGGCATCGTCGCGCCGGACACCGGTTCGCTGACGCTCGACGGCCGTCCGTATGCGCCGGCCGATCCGATGGCCGCGCGCGCGGCAGGTGTCTCGACCGCGTTCCAGGAACTGAGCCTGCTGCCGAATCTGAGCGTCGCCGAAAACCTGATGCTGCCGCGCCAGGCGAAAGGCGCGGCGGGCCTCGTGTCGGTCGCGCAAAGCCGCGAACGCGCCGCCGCGATGCTCGCCGCCTACGACCTCGCGCATATCCATCCCGGCGTGCCGGTGCGCTCGCTGTCGCTGGCCGAAAAGCAGCGCATCGAAATCATGCGCGCGGTCGCGCGCGAGCCGCGGCTGCTCGTGCTCGACGAGCCAACCGCGGCGCTCGCCGACCCGCAATGGCTGTTCGATATTCTCGAGCGCCTCACGGCAGCCGGCACCGGCGTGCTGTACATCTCGCACCGGCTCTCCGAGGTGCGCCGCCTGTGCCGCCGCGGCACCGTGCTGCGCAACGGCGAAAGCATCGAGACCGTGTCGCTGGCCGGCATCGAAGACGCCGGCATCTTCCAGATGATGGTGGGCTCGGCGGCACGCGACGCACACGCGGCGCGCCACGCGCCCAAAGCATCGCAGCCCGAAGCATTCGGCGTGAGGCACCTCGCCGGCGGCACGGTCGCGGACATCTCGCTGAGCGTCGGCAAGGGCGAAATCGTGGGCGTGGCCGCGCTCGAAGGGCAAGGCCAGCGCGATCTGTTCCGGATGCTGGCCGGGCTCGCGCCGGTGCGCAGCGGTGAAATCCGCATCGACGGCAAGCAGGTGCGCCTCGCAAGCCCCGCGGCCGCGGCGCAGGCCGGCATCGGCTTCGTTCCCGAAGAGCGCAAGACCGAAGGCGTGTTTCTCGGCTTGCGCACCGACACCAACATGACGCTGCCGGTGCTCGGCCGGCTCGGCCGCTTCGGCATCGTCGATCGCGCGCGCGAACAGGCCGTGGTCGACAGCGAAGCGGGCCGCGTCGATCTCGCGAGCCGCTATCTGAAGCTGAAAATCGGCGCGCTCTCGGGCGGCAACCAGCAGAAGGCGCTGATCGGCCGCGTGCTGATGTCGGGCGCGCGCTATCTGGTGCTGTTCGATCCGACGCGCGGCGTCGACGTCGGCACGAAGGCGGTGATCTACGACGTGATCCGCAACTTCGTCGCGCAAGGCGGCGCGGCGCTCGTCTATTCGACCGAACTGGCCGAACTCATTCATCTCGCCGACCGCTGCGTCGTGATCTACGGCGGACGCGTGGCCGGCGAAGCGGCAGGCGAGCAACTCTCCGAAGCACGGCTGGTCGCGCTCGCCGCTGGACATGGAGCAAAGATCCAATGA
- a CDS encoding SDR family NAD(P)-dependent oxidoreductase — protein sequence MSGRLSGKRIVITGAIGNIGKEAVRSFVAQGARVVIGDIDENAGRAVVAELGSATHFVKVDVSSEASVANLIAQGVEWLGGLDVLAQNAGLQRSGPIAEFSQTDWDALFAVNARAHFFGAKHAVAHLKRSGKGSIINMSSLAGKRGGPGLVAYSASKGAVIAFTTALAMELAPDAIRVNAICPGWVDTAFNQPAIDFMGGESAQQQKIAALVPLGRQARADEIAPLFVYLASDESAYVTAQSFGIDGGVYNG from the coding sequence ATGTCAGGTCGTCTCTCGGGAAAGCGCATCGTCATCACGGGCGCCATCGGCAATATCGGCAAGGAAGCCGTGCGCAGCTTCGTCGCGCAAGGCGCGCGCGTCGTGATCGGCGATATCGATGAAAACGCCGGACGCGCCGTCGTCGCGGAGCTCGGCAGCGCGACGCATTTCGTCAAGGTCGACGTGAGCAGCGAAGCGAGCGTCGCGAATCTGATCGCGCAAGGCGTCGAATGGCTCGGCGGCCTCGATGTGCTCGCGCAGAACGCCGGCCTGCAGCGCTCGGGCCCGATCGCGGAATTCAGTCAGACCGATTGGGACGCGCTCTTCGCGGTCAATGCGCGCGCCCATTTCTTCGGCGCGAAACACGCCGTTGCGCATCTGAAACGCTCAGGCAAAGGCTCGATCATCAATATGTCGTCGCTGGCCGGCAAGCGCGGCGGTCCCGGTCTCGTCGCCTACTCGGCGTCCAAGGGCGCGGTGATCGCGTTCACGACGGCGCTCGCGATGGAACTCGCGCCCGACGCGATCCGCGTCAATGCGATCTGCCCCGGCTGGGTCGACACCGCGTTCAATCAGCCCGCGATCGACTTCATGGGCGGCGAGTCCGCGCAGCAGCAGAAAATCGCCGCGCTGGTGCCGCTCGGCCGTCAGGCGCGCGCCGACGAAATCGCGCCGCTGTTCGTCTATCTCGCGTCGGACGAATCGGCTTACGTGACCGCGCAGTCGTTCGGCATCGACGGCGGTGTCTACAATGGCTGA
- the pcaD gene encoding 3-oxoadipate enol-lactonase, producing the protein MLRTAETNGIQTRYSLTGPAGAPVVVLSHGLAADLSMWQPQIDVLSRSFNVLAYDIRGHGGSGTTPGEYTLELLAQDVLALLDTLDIDKAHYVGLSLGGMIGQQFGAAHGERLASLALCATTSDAPKASWQARIVEARETGIPPLVEATVDRWVTPAFRQSQPELMAQMRAMVLGTSLDGYLGCAAAIRDMTIAAGLGRIAVPTLVIAGAADTSTPLPVLERIASSIPGAELQIVPDAAHMPTMESPELCNTLLERFLLAHSRG; encoded by the coding sequence ATGCTTCGAACGGCCGAAACCAACGGCATCCAGACGCGCTACTCGCTGACCGGCCCAGCCGGCGCGCCGGTCGTCGTGCTGAGCCACGGACTGGCGGCGGACCTGTCGATGTGGCAGCCGCAGATCGACGTGCTGTCGCGCTCGTTCAACGTGCTCGCCTACGACATCCGCGGCCACGGCGGATCGGGTACGACGCCCGGCGAATACACGCTCGAGCTGCTCGCGCAAGACGTGCTCGCGCTGCTCGATACGCTCGATATCGACAAGGCTCATTACGTCGGCCTCTCGCTCGGCGGCATGATCGGCCAGCAATTCGGCGCCGCGCACGGCGAGCGGCTCGCGAGCCTCGCGTTGTGCGCGACGACGAGCGACGCGCCGAAGGCCTCGTGGCAGGCGCGCATCGTCGAAGCGCGCGAGACCGGCATCCCGCCGCTCGTCGAGGCGACGGTCGACCGCTGGGTCACGCCGGCCTTCCGGCAGTCGCAACCCGAACTGATGGCGCAGATGCGCGCGATGGTCCTCGGCACCTCGCTCGACGGCTATCTCGGCTGCGCCGCGGCGATTCGCGACATGACGATCGCCGCAGGGCTCGGCCGCATCGCGGTGCCGACGCTCGTGATTGCCGGCGCAGCGGATACATCGACGCCGTTGCCCGTGCTCGAGCGCATCGCCAGCTCGATTCCGGGCGCCGAGCTGCAGATCGTCCCGGACGCAGCGCATATGCCGACGATGGAGAGCCCCGAGCTCTGCAACACGCTGCTCGAACGCTTCCTGCTCGCGCACTCGCGCGGCTAG
- a CDS encoding GntR family transcriptional regulator translates to MVTRTDTQAAQLVEGIKTDIIIGRLRPHQRLVEEEISAQFGVSRHVLRAALMQLEGMGLVTRRPNRGVIVRDFSLAQVEQIYEVRMILQREAALRIPMPAQPEALAEIEAIHAEYCRELDAGNLLQVNVLNDAFHRRIWATCPNQYLAETIEKLWVETTGIRWYGVGDPQLLTHSREHHATMIEQLRSGDREGFVALAVDHIVPPLDAFRRAHRTSASFMAPAQPERRPDETDLRDSRAGKQPAPEKRLPRHR, encoded by the coding sequence TTGGTTACACGGACGGACACACAGGCGGCGCAACTGGTCGAGGGCATCAAGACGGACATCATCATTGGCCGTCTGCGGCCGCATCAGCGGCTCGTCGAAGAGGAGATCAGCGCGCAGTTCGGGGTGTCGCGCCATGTGCTGCGCGCAGCGCTCATGCAACTCGAGGGAATGGGCCTTGTCACGCGGCGGCCCAATCGCGGCGTGATCGTGCGTGATTTCTCGCTTGCCCAGGTCGAGCAGATCTACGAAGTCCGGATGATTCTGCAGCGCGAGGCGGCCTTGCGGATTCCCATGCCGGCGCAACCCGAGGCGCTTGCGGAAATCGAGGCGATCCACGCCGAATATTGCCGCGAGCTCGACGCGGGCAATCTGCTGCAGGTGAACGTGCTCAACGACGCCTTTCACCGGCGCATCTGGGCGACCTGCCCGAATCAGTACCTTGCCGAAACGATCGAAAAATTGTGGGTCGAGACAACCGGCATCCGCTGGTACGGCGTCGGCGACCCGCAACTGCTCACGCATTCGCGCGAGCATCACGCGACGATGATCGAGCAGTTGCGCAGCGGCGACCGCGAAGGTTTCGTCGCACTCGCCGTCGACCATATCGTGCCGCCGCTCGATGCGTTCAGGCGCGCGCATCGCACCAGTGCGTCGTTCATGGCGCCCGCCCAGCCGGAACGGAGACCGGATGAAACCGACCTACGAGATTCTCGTGCAGGGAAACAACCTGCGCCTGAAAAACGACTTCCTCGGCATCGCTAA